From the genome of Nakamurella flavida, one region includes:
- the manA gene encoding mannose-6-phosphate isomerase, class I, whose translation MKLMRNRIRPYAWGSRTALAELLGEPNHTGEPQAELWIGAHPDDPSMLVCEAPTGADSGTHSCDAAGTSLAQAIQADPHGTLGSDVAARFGARLPFLLKVLAVAAPLSLQAHPSVPQAKAGYAREEAAGVPLDAGHRNYKDEGSKPEMICALTRFEALCGFRKPAQTVELMTALVVPRLQAHICLLASRPDARGLRAMFGSFLSLDAAVRAELIREVVVACARKVREEGPFAAEYRTAIELAEQYPGDAGVLISLMLNRIVLAPGEALYVPDGNLHAYLSGTGVEIMANSDNVLRGGLTGKHVDVPELTSVMDFTASVPAVLRPVTRSDAEYDYPNPAGEFQLSRLELDGTGPVELGHEGPQIVLVIRGELTAHHEDGTTVTVRRGQSLWIPATDSGVTITGDAIAFRATDGLSTMALTA comes from the coding sequence ATGAAATTGATGCGCAACCGCATCCGCCCCTACGCGTGGGGTTCCCGCACGGCCCTGGCCGAACTCCTCGGCGAGCCCAACCACACCGGCGAGCCGCAGGCCGAACTCTGGATCGGCGCGCACCCCGACGATCCCTCCATGCTGGTGTGCGAGGCGCCGACGGGAGCCGATTCCGGCACCCACAGCTGCGATGCCGCCGGCACCTCCCTGGCCCAGGCCATCCAGGCCGACCCGCACGGCACCCTCGGCTCGGACGTCGCCGCCCGCTTCGGCGCCCGCCTGCCGTTCCTGCTCAAGGTGCTGGCCGTCGCCGCTCCGCTCTCGCTGCAGGCCCACCCGTCGGTACCGCAGGCCAAGGCCGGGTACGCCCGCGAGGAGGCGGCCGGGGTGCCGCTGGACGCCGGCCACCGCAACTACAAGGACGAGGGCTCGAAGCCCGAGATGATCTGCGCCCTGACCCGTTTCGAGGCCCTGTGCGGGTTCCGCAAGCCCGCCCAGACGGTCGAGCTGATGACGGCGCTGGTGGTGCCCCGCCTGCAGGCGCACATCTGCCTGCTGGCCAGCCGCCCCGACGCCCGCGGCCTGCGCGCCATGTTCGGCTCCTTCCTCTCGCTGGACGCCGCCGTGCGCGCCGAGCTCATCCGCGAGGTGGTGGTGGCCTGCGCCCGCAAGGTGCGCGAGGAGGGCCCGTTCGCCGCGGAGTACCGCACTGCGATCGAGCTGGCCGAGCAGTACCCCGGTGACGCCGGCGTGCTCATCTCGCTGATGCTCAACCGGATCGTGCTCGCCCCCGGTGAGGCGCTGTACGTGCCCGACGGCAACCTGCACGCCTACCTCTCCGGCACCGGCGTGGAGATCATGGCCAACTCCGACAACGTGCTGCGCGGCGGTCTCACCGGCAAGCACGTCGACGTCCCCGAGCTGACCTCCGTCATGGACTTCACCGCCAGCGTCCCCGCCGTCCTGCGGCCCGTCACCCGCAGCGACGCCGAGTACGACTACCCGAATCCGGCCGGGGAGTTCCAGCTGTCCCGCCTCGAGCTCGACGGCACCGGCCCGGTCGAGCTCGGCCACGAGGGCCCGCAGATCGTGCTCGTCATCCGCGGCGAGCTGACCGCCCATCACGAGGACGGCACCACCGTCACCGTGCGCCGCGGCCAGTCCCTGTGGATCCCGGCCACCGACTCCGGCGTCACCATCACCGGCGACGCCATCGCCTTCCGTGCCACCGACGGCCTGTCCACGATGGCGCTGACTGCCTGA
- a CDS encoding serine hydrolase domain-containing protein: MTQTTTTTVTTVTTAPASTDRAELAAAVKEVAGLVQEWVDLRRRMLRVPGVQVAVRVDGELLISGASGSADLAEGVDLTPRHLFRIASHSKTFAATAVMMLAARGALRLDDTVGTHLPELADTPLADRTVRELIGHQGGVIRDGDDCDYWQLTRDFPDSDTLFADLHRDGATFGRNEHFKYSNYGYSIVGAIIERVGGQDFAGFVRSEILDVLELPRVHPDVDGVPADELASGHSLLLDGDDEMFVLRNPSTGAMAAATGFVACAEDLTAYAGAHVKGDERLLSDTDKRLMQRTESVVMAGTTELGRYGLGLELHTVGTRALVGHSGGFPGFVTRTFVDPQASLVVSVLTNASRGPAHPIALGVIKLIDLALAKRALPPPAAPEDATDPVDLDSFVTTMVGGFGRVVIARMGERLVLLHPEQDDPTEEVVELTVLGPDRLLMPARPGFGSAGEPVIFTREGGRITEIRMGGMTAWPEADFRARRRAQMGRSATTGAGTGPAS; encoded by the coding sequence ATGACCCAGACCACCACCACGACCGTCACCACGGTCACCACCGCGCCCGCGTCGACCGACCGGGCGGAGCTCGCCGCCGCCGTGAAGGAGGTCGCCGGGCTCGTCCAGGAGTGGGTCGACCTGCGGCGTCGGATGCTGCGGGTTCCCGGGGTGCAGGTGGCGGTCCGGGTGGACGGTGAGCTGCTGATCAGCGGGGCGTCCGGGAGCGCCGATCTGGCGGAGGGCGTGGACCTCACCCCCCGGCACCTGTTCCGGATCGCGTCGCACTCCAAGACCTTCGCGGCCACCGCGGTGATGATGCTGGCGGCCCGCGGGGCCCTGCGTCTGGACGACACCGTCGGCACCCACCTGCCCGAGCTGGCCGACACCCCGCTGGCCGACCGGACCGTCCGCGAACTCATCGGCCACCAGGGCGGGGTCATCCGGGACGGCGACGACTGCGACTACTGGCAGCTGACCCGCGACTTCCCGGACAGCGACACGTTGTTCGCGGATCTGCACCGGGACGGGGCGACGTTCGGCCGCAACGAGCACTTCAAGTACAGCAACTACGGCTACTCGATCGTCGGGGCGATCATCGAGCGGGTCGGCGGGCAGGACTTCGCGGGGTTCGTCCGCAGCGAGATCCTCGACGTGCTGGAGCTCCCGCGGGTCCACCCGGACGTGGACGGGGTGCCGGCCGACGAGCTCGCGTCGGGGCACTCGCTGCTGCTGGACGGCGATGACGAGATGTTCGTGCTGCGCAACCCGTCCACCGGGGCGATGGCCGCGGCGACCGGCTTCGTCGCCTGCGCTGAGGATCTCACCGCGTACGCCGGGGCCCACGTGAAGGGGGACGAACGGCTGCTCTCCGACACCGACAAGCGGCTGATGCAGCGCACCGAATCCGTCGTCATGGCCGGGACCACCGAGCTGGGCCGGTACGGGCTCGGCCTGGAGCTGCACACCGTCGGGACCCGGGCGCTGGTCGGGCACAGCGGTGGCTTCCCCGGCTTCGTCACCCGCACGTTCGTCGATCCGCAGGCCTCCCTGGTCGTCTCGGTGCTCACCAACGCCAGTCGCGGGCCCGCGCACCCGATCGCCCTCGGGGTGATCAAGCTGATCGACCTGGCCCTGGCCAAGCGGGCGCTGCCGCCCCCGGCCGCGCCGGAGGACGCCACCGACCCGGTGGACCTGGACTCCTTCGTGACCACGATGGTCGGCGGGTTCGGGCGCGTGGTGATCGCCCGGATGGGGGAGCGGCTGGTGCTGCTGCATCCCGAGCAGGACGACCCGACCGAGGAGGTCGTCGAGCTGACCGTTCTCGGCCCGGACCGCCTGCTCATGCCGGCCCGACCGGGCTTCGGGTCGGCCGGTGAGCCGGTGATCTTCACCCGGGAGGGCGGCCGTATCACCGAGATCCGGATGGGCGGCATGACCGCGTGGCCCGAGGCGGACTTCCGGGCCCGGCGGCGGGCGCAGATGGGACGATCGGCGACCACGGGCGCCGGGACGGGCCCGGCATCGTGA
- a CDS encoding ABC transporter permease — MTDLLMKDAAATGGMGKRGVWPTLRRRPLFWACAVVVGLLGLLSVLPGPIAGLFGNGDPRDCDITLSADAPSSGHPFGTDLQGCDIYSNVIYGARTSLSIGLLCTAMALLVAIVVGTLAGYRGGWLDGLLSRLTDVFLGFPFILGAIVVLNSTADRTVLVVSAVLALFSWPTMARLIRSSVRQVRDAEFVHGARAMGLPTSRILLRYILPNAIGPVLAVATIMIGSVIVAESTLTFLGVGLQAPSISWGLQLASAQARFQNYPYMLLFPSLFLSATVIALIALGDLVRDALDPRTR; from the coding sequence GTGACTGATCTGCTGATGAAGGACGCCGCCGCCACCGGTGGCATGGGCAAGCGCGGGGTCTGGCCGACGTTGCGACGCCGGCCGCTGTTCTGGGCGTGCGCGGTGGTGGTGGGCCTGCTGGGTCTGCTGTCGGTGCTCCCCGGGCCGATCGCCGGGCTGTTCGGCAACGGCGACCCGCGGGACTGCGACATCACCCTCAGCGCCGACGCCCCCAGCTCCGGCCATCCCTTCGGCACCGACCTGCAGGGCTGCGACATCTACAGCAACGTCATCTATGGCGCTCGGACCTCGCTGAGCATCGGTCTGCTGTGCACGGCGATGGCCCTGCTGGTCGCCATCGTGGTGGGGACGCTGGCCGGGTACCGCGGCGGCTGGCTGGACGGTCTGCTGTCCCGGCTGACCGATGTCTTCCTGGGCTTCCCGTTCATCCTGGGCGCCATCGTGGTGCTGAACTCCACCGCCGACCGCACCGTGCTGGTGGTCTCGGCCGTGCTCGCCCTGTTCTCCTGGCCGACCATGGCCCGGTTGATCCGCAGCTCCGTCCGCCAGGTGCGGGACGCGGAGTTCGTGCACGGGGCCCGGGCGATGGGCCTGCCGACGAGTCGCATCCTGCTGCGCTACATCCTGCCCAACGCGATCGGCCCGGTGCTGGCCGTGGCCACCATCATGATCGGGTCGGTCATCGTCGCCGAGTCGACGCTGACCTTCCTCGGTGTCGGGCTGCAGGCGCCGTCGATCAGCTGGGGGCTGCAGCTGGCCTCCGCGCAGGCCCGGTTCCAGAACTATCCGTACATGCTGTTGTTCCCCAGTCTGTTCCTGTCCGCGACCGTCATCGCCCTGATCGCGCTGGGTGACCTGGTGCGGGACGCGCTGGACCCCCGGACCCGCTGA
- a CDS encoding lycopene cyclase family protein, whose protein sequence is MQARRRVVVMGAGPAGLATALACATRGLAVEIIAPHFRPWTPTYGMWADQLPALDAVVGGTECRTPDLGTQVYPETVVRTSTGGTVELGRGYSRLDNAALHATLLQRLTDAGATTRCGRVAGVVPGPPAVLTLEGGATVHADVVVDARGAGRGTAQQRAWGERVTGPVQELVPDGTALLMDWVALRDRDTPQPPAFLYGFPLADGTTLLEATSLAGRPPVPLTHLRDRLHALLRHRGLTVAGEPERVTIPLDAPSRRGSGIGVGAAAGMIHPATGYSLAPVLRLAPRIADAVAAETDPRRLAAAIEDLRPTGTGALLALGREVLLRFDEQRTDEFFGGFFTLPAATWSAYLDPTSPAVQVATAMVRLGPALPTPARRALARAVVGTGAAGVRSTVRRGLSRS, encoded by the coding sequence ATGCAGGCGCGGCGGCGGGTCGTGGTGATGGGAGCCGGGCCGGCCGGGCTGGCCACGGCGCTGGCCTGCGCCACCCGGGGTCTGGCGGTCGAGATCATCGCTCCGCACTTCCGCCCGTGGACACCGACCTACGGCATGTGGGCGGACCAGCTCCCCGCCCTGGATGCGGTCGTCGGCGGGACAGAGTGCAGGACGCCCGATCTCGGTACCCAGGTCTATCCCGAGACGGTCGTCCGCACATCCACCGGGGGGACGGTCGAGCTGGGTCGCGGCTACTCCCGGCTGGACAACGCCGCCCTCCACGCCACCCTGCTGCAGCGCCTGACGGACGCGGGCGCGACCACGCGGTGCGGGCGGGTGGCCGGCGTCGTCCCCGGGCCGCCGGCGGTTCTCACCCTGGAGGGTGGCGCCACCGTGCACGCCGACGTGGTCGTCGACGCCCGTGGTGCCGGACGGGGGACCGCGCAGCAGCGGGCGTGGGGGGAGCGGGTCACCGGGCCGGTGCAGGAGCTCGTGCCGGACGGCACGGCCCTGCTCATGGACTGGGTGGCGCTGCGCGACCGGGACACCCCCCAGCCGCCCGCGTTCCTCTACGGCTTCCCGCTGGCCGACGGCACGACCCTGCTCGAGGCGACATCGCTCGCCGGTCGCCCCCCGGTGCCGCTGACCCACCTCCGGGACCGGTTGCACGCACTGCTCCGGCACCGTGGTCTGACCGTCGCCGGGGAGCCGGAGCGGGTGACGATCCCGCTGGACGCGCCCTCCCGGCGGGGCTCGGGCATCGGGGTCGGGGCGGCGGCGGGCATGATCCACCCGGCCACCGGCTACAGCCTGGCCCCGGTCCTGCGGTTGGCCCCGCGGATCGCCGACGCGGTGGCCGCCGAGACCGATCCCCGACGGCTCGCCGCCGCCATCGAGGATCTGCGTCCCACCGGCACCGGCGCCCTGCTCGCGCTCGGCCGCGAGGTGCTCCTGCGGTTCGACGAGCAACGCACCGACGAGTTCTTCGGCGGCTTCTTCACCCTGCCCGCGGCGACGTGGAGCGCCTACCTCGACCCCACCTCGCCGGCGGTGCAGGTCGCGACGGCGATGGTCCGCCTCGGCCCGGCGCTGCCGACCCCCGCCCGCCGGGCGCTGGCCCGCGCGGTGGTCGGCACCGGCGCCGCCGGGGTGCGCTCGACGGTGCGACGGGGGTTGTCGCGGTCCTGA
- a CDS encoding GbsR/MarR family transcriptional regulator → MISRQPESPEPEMSAAVRAFVEDFADNWYEGGYGRMEGRVMAYLLISSAERVPSAELARVLGVAAGAVSMATRNLVTQGFIRRHRVPGDRSHYFAADDDIWGGFLSGERRWVFRMENVLGAAGAELPLAGAARHRVLVAREYMSWLGGYNQQMLQDWRAHLQSHVPPAEES, encoded by the coding sequence ATGATCAGCAGGCAGCCGGAGTCACCGGAGCCCGAGATGAGCGCGGCGGTCCGGGCGTTCGTGGAGGACTTCGCCGACAACTGGTACGAGGGCGGGTACGGGCGCATGGAGGGCCGGGTGATGGCCTACCTGCTGATCAGTTCGGCCGAGCGGGTGCCGTCGGCCGAACTGGCCCGGGTGCTCGGGGTCGCCGCCGGCGCCGTCTCGATGGCCACCCGCAACCTGGTCACCCAGGGCTTCATCCGCCGGCACCGGGTACCGGGGGACCGTTCGCACTACTTCGCCGCGGACGACGACATCTGGGGCGGTTTCCTGTCCGGCGAGCGCCGCTGGGTGTTCCGGATGGAGAACGTGCTCGGCGCCGCCGGGGCCGAGCTGCCGTTGGCGGGTGCCGCACGGCACCGGGTGCTGGTGGCCCGGGAGTACATGTCCTGGCTCGGCGGCTACAACCAGCAGATGCTCCAGGACTGGCGCGCCCACCTGCAGAGCCACGTCCCGCCCGCGGAGGAATCGTGA
- a CDS encoding peptide ABC transporter substrate-binding protein gives MNLKTRTRMARAVLGAAVATTLLAGCAVGGATDTSSSSSTAAVAGTSASSAAGSAEATGTVAGSSYIVSTTEPGDLNPGKQITAYDQDMAMYTSLTSVATDGTVTMAAAESVESDDATTWTITLRSGWTFHNGEPVTAQSYVDAWNATAYGPNAWANSGQLAEIVGYDDLNPETGEPTVKEMSGLKVVNDTTFTVQLSAPDGQFPLQLSQAMTGLFPMPKAAFTDLDAYNKQPIGNGPYMMTTPHEENQDIVLTAYPDYAGTPAKTETVTFKMYTDTSTAYTDALAGNVDVVGVGPEKIVSAVTDFGDRLYVNEAPGIAFLGLPTWDPRYSDVRVRQAISMAIDRDSINEAIYAGKYTPATSFTPPTEPGTPENACGEWCTYDPTKAKELLDAAGGWTGSMEITYPGGFGLDELYKAYANQIRRNLGIEDVTTKATADFAEFAQIRTDAQIGGPYFSRWGALYPSQQNTLKAFFVPGGGGGCTNCSALQPQEVQDLIAQADGQVDQDKAIEFYQQAQAVLAEQLPIIPMFYEKYMFVTSEKITALPSSQGSPVWAGITVS, from the coding sequence ATGAATCTCAAGACACGGACCCGGATGGCCCGAGCCGTCCTGGGGGCGGCGGTGGCCACCACCCTGCTGGCCGGTTGTGCGGTCGGCGGCGCCACCGACACCTCGAGCAGCTCCAGCACGGCCGCTGTGGCCGGCACCTCGGCCTCGTCGGCCGCCGGGAGCGCCGAGGCCACGGGCACGGTGGCCGGCAGCTCGTACATCGTGTCCACGACCGAACCGGGAGACCTCAACCCGGGCAAGCAGATCACCGCCTACGACCAGGACATGGCGATGTACACCTCGCTGACCTCGGTGGCCACCGACGGAACCGTCACCATGGCGGCGGCGGAATCGGTGGAGAGCGACGACGCCACGACCTGGACCATCACCCTCCGTTCGGGCTGGACGTTCCACAACGGCGAGCCCGTCACCGCGCAGTCCTACGTCGACGCCTGGAACGCCACCGCCTACGGCCCGAACGCGTGGGCGAACTCCGGCCAGCTGGCCGAGATCGTCGGGTACGACGACCTCAACCCCGAGACCGGCGAGCCGACCGTCAAGGAGATGTCGGGTCTGAAGGTCGTCAACGACACCACCTTCACCGTGCAGCTGTCCGCCCCCGACGGGCAGTTCCCGCTGCAGCTCAGCCAGGCGATGACCGGCCTGTTCCCGATGCCCAAGGCCGCGTTCACCGATCTGGACGCGTACAACAAGCAGCCCATCGGCAACGGCCCGTACATGATGACCACGCCGCACGAGGAGAACCAGGACATCGTCCTGACCGCGTACCCGGACTACGCCGGCACCCCGGCGAAGACCGAGACGGTGACGTTCAAGATGTACACGGACACCTCGACCGCCTACACCGACGCGCTGGCCGGCAACGTCGACGTGGTGGGCGTGGGACCGGAGAAGATCGTCTCCGCCGTCACCGACTTCGGCGATCGGCTCTACGTCAACGAGGCGCCGGGCATCGCCTTCCTGGGTCTGCCGACCTGGGATCCGCGGTACTCCGATGTCCGTGTGCGACAGGCCATCTCGATGGCCATCGACCGGGACTCCATCAACGAGGCGATCTACGCCGGCAAGTACACCCCGGCCACCTCGTTCACCCCGCCGACCGAACCCGGCACCCCGGAGAACGCCTGCGGCGAGTGGTGCACCTACGACCCGACGAAGGCCAAGGAGCTGCTGGACGCCGCCGGCGGCTGGACCGGCTCCATGGAGATCACCTACCCCGGTGGGTTCGGCCTGGACGAGCTGTACAAGGCCTACGCCAACCAGATCCGCCGCAACCTGGGCATCGAGGACGTGACCACCAAGGCCACCGCAGACTTCGCCGAGTTCGCCCAGATCCGCACGGACGCCCAGATCGGCGGCCCGTACTTCTCCCGCTGGGGCGCGCTGTACCCCAGCCAGCAGAACACCCTCAAGGCGTTCTTCGTGCCCGGCGGCGGTGGGGGCTGCACGAACTGCTCCGCCCTGCAGCCGCAGGAGGTCCAGGACCTCATCGCCCAGGCCGACGGTCAGGTCGACCAGGACAAGGCGATCGAGTTCTACCAGCAGGCCCAGGCCGTGCTGGCCGAGCAGCTGCCGATCATCCCGATGTTCTACGAGAAGTACATGTTCGTGACGTCGGAGAAGATCACCGCGCTGCCGTCCTCGCAGGGTTCGCCGGTGTGGGCCGGGATCACGGTCTCGTGA
- a CDS encoding MFS transporter, with protein sequence MTTPRSTPLDPAAAPAGGPVESPAAAAPRVYTSLRAAWIPLAALCLAFFVEMVDNTLLTIALPTIGRDLQGSTTSLQWITGAYSLTFGGLLLTAGSVADRFGRRRVLQIGLAAFGLLSLAVLWVGSTGELVALRAGLGIAAAAMAPITNSLVFRLFSDQALRMRAMTVMIVVGMSGFILGPLIGGTALAHVGWQWLLLANAPLALLAFVGVRLGVAKDSPADLTADALDVPGAALTVLGIGLACWTLTSGVEHGWLSVTTLLSAVGAVVAVVGFVVRERLAAAPMLDLKVFANRTIRGATLAQLGTSLAMAGVMFSLILHFQYAYGWSPIKAGMANLPFIVTMLAATPLTEHLVARYGRRAACLIGAVALTLGLAWLAWAVDHGYLAVAVGMVIMTVGLRTVMTICAVGLIDAMPENRTSLGAALNDTAQEVGTSIGTALIGTLIAALVVSALPLGAWSPALVTSYFHGERVAYLALTVLVGVLAVVGALTMDDSRTVDEHAEQGAAEQPV encoded by the coding sequence ATGACTACACCCCGGTCCACCCCCCTCGACCCCGCCGCGGCACCCGCCGGCGGGCCGGTCGAGTCGCCCGCGGCCGCCGCCCCGCGCGTCTACACGTCCCTGCGTGCGGCCTGGATCCCGCTGGCCGCGCTGTGTCTCGCCTTCTTCGTCGAGATGGTGGACAACACGCTGCTGACGATCGCCCTGCCGACCATCGGCCGTGACCTGCAGGGCAGCACCACCTCCCTGCAGTGGATCACCGGCGCCTACTCGCTGACGTTCGGCGGGCTTCTGCTGACCGCCGGGTCCGTCGCGGACCGGTTCGGCCGCCGCCGCGTCCTGCAGATCGGGCTGGCCGCGTTCGGCCTGCTGAGCCTGGCCGTGCTCTGGGTCGGCAGCACCGGGGAGCTGGTCGCCCTACGGGCGGGCCTGGGCATCGCCGCCGCCGCGATGGCGCCGATCACCAACTCGCTGGTGTTCCGCCTCTTCAGCGATCAGGCGCTGCGGATGCGCGCGATGACGGTGATGATCGTCGTCGGGATGAGCGGCTTCATCCTCGGACCGCTGATCGGCGGTACCGCCCTGGCCCACGTGGGCTGGCAGTGGCTGCTGCTGGCCAACGCGCCCCTCGCGCTCCTGGCCTTCGTCGGCGTGCGACTCGGCGTGGCGAAGGACAGCCCCGCCGACCTCACCGCCGACGCGCTCGACGTCCCGGGCGCGGCCCTGACCGTCCTGGGCATCGGGCTGGCCTGCTGGACGCTGACCAGCGGCGTCGAGCACGGGTGGCTGTCCGTGACCACCCTGTTGTCCGCGGTCGGCGCGGTGGTCGCCGTCGTCGGCTTCGTGGTGCGGGAGCGGCTCGCGGCCGCGCCCATGCTGGACCTGAAGGTGTTCGCGAACCGCACCATCCGGGGCGCCACACTGGCCCAGCTCGGCACGTCGCTGGCCATGGCCGGAGTCATGTTCAGCCTGATCCTGCACTTCCAGTACGCCTACGGCTGGAGCCCCATCAAGGCCGGGATGGCCAATCTGCCGTTCATCGTGACGATGCTGGCCGCCACCCCGTTGACCGAGCATCTCGTCGCGCGGTACGGGCGCCGGGCGGCCTGCCTGATCGGTGCCGTGGCCCTGACCCTCGGCCTGGCCTGGCTCGCCTGGGCCGTCGACCACGGCTACCTGGCCGTCGCCGTCGGCATGGTCATCATGACGGTCGGCCTCCGCACCGTGATGACGATCTGTGCCGTCGGCCTGATCGACGCCATGCCCGAGAACCGGACGTCGCTGGGCGCCGCGCTGAACGACACCGCTCAGGAGGTGGGCACGAGCATCGGCACGGCGCTGATCGGCACGCTGATCGCCGCCCTGGTGGTGTCCGCGCTGCCGCTCGGCGCCTGGAGTCCGGCTCTGGTCACCTCGTACTTCCACGGCGAGCGCGTCGCGTACCTGGCGCTGACCGTGCTGGTCGGCGTGCTGGCGGTGGTGGGCGCGCTGACCATGGACGACTCGCGGACCGTGGACGAGCACGCCGAGCAGGGCGCCGCGGAGCAGCCGGTCTGA
- a CDS encoding ABC transporter permease, with the protein MTRFVLRRLLELLVVFIGVTFVIYALVFALKGDPIASLAGDRPLPATVVATLRARYHLDDPLISQYWRWLTGVFRGDLGTDFTGRSVSERMASRWPTTIVLALTAWVLEVVIGAGLGLISGLRQGGTIDRAVLLGTIVISSIPIFVVAVTSQLLLGVNWGWVPVAGTQEGWPVAFLLPAACLAVFGLAAVSRLMRGSVIDSVRSDYVRTLWAKGLSERRVVGVHVLRNAGIPVLTFAAIDLGYLLGGAIIVEGIFNMPGIGQLLFSAIRNHEGPVVVGVSTALVIIFLVISALVDIANSLLDPRIRRD; encoded by the coding sequence ATGACCCGCTTCGTCCTGCGTCGGCTGCTGGAACTGCTCGTCGTGTTCATCGGCGTCACCTTCGTCATCTACGCCCTGGTCTTCGCGCTCAAGGGCGACCCGATCGCCTCCCTGGCCGGTGACCGCCCGTTGCCCGCGACGGTGGTGGCCACCCTGCGCGCCCGGTACCACCTGGACGACCCGCTGATCTCGCAATACTGGCGGTGGCTCACCGGGGTGTTCCGCGGTGACCTGGGCACCGACTTCACCGGCCGCTCGGTCTCCGAGCGGATGGCCAGTCGCTGGCCCACGACGATCGTGCTGGCGCTCACCGCCTGGGTGCTCGAGGTCGTCATCGGCGCCGGACTCGGCCTGATCTCCGGGCTCCGGCAGGGCGGGACGATCGACCGCGCCGTGCTGCTCGGCACCATCGTCATCTCCTCGATCCCGATCTTCGTGGTCGCGGTGACCTCGCAGCTGCTGCTCGGGGTGAACTGGGGCTGGGTCCCGGTGGCCGGTACGCAGGAGGGCTGGCCGGTGGCGTTCCTGCTGCCCGCGGCCTGCCTGGCCGTGTTCGGACTGGCCGCGGTGTCCCGGCTGATGCGGGGCAGCGTCATCGATTCCGTCCGCTCGGACTACGTCCGCACGCTGTGGGCCAAGGGCCTGTCGGAACGGCGGGTGGTCGGGGTGCACGTGCTGCGCAACGCCGGCATCCCCGTGCTGACCTTCGCCGCCATCGACCTGGGGTACCTGCTCGGCGGCGCGATCATCGTCGAGGGCATCTTCAACATGCCCGGCATCGGGCAGCTGTTGTTCTCCGCCATCCGCAACCACGAGGGGCCGGTGGTGGTGGGCGTGTCGACCGCACTCGTCATCATCTTCCTGGTGATCAGTGCGTTGGTGGACATCGCCAACTCGCTGCTGGACCCGAGGATCCGACGTGACTGA
- a CDS encoding YbaK/EbsC family protein: MTSPAADPSGPVPTLGTLASVPALSRPDLLAAPVAAALAGWPPASEVAVAPIDAELADTAAFCAAYDVAEAASANCVVVTGKRDGEQRWAAAVVLATTRADVNNVVRKRLDVRKVSFAPMDQAVADTGMEYGGITPIGLPAGWPVLIDAAVVAAGPVVIGSGIRGSKIVLDGAALAGLPGAEVVEKLARPVAPAPDGGASAAS, from the coding sequence ATGACCTCTCCTGCGGCCGACCCGTCCGGTCCGGTGCCCACGCTGGGCACGCTGGCGTCCGTTCCCGCCCTGTCCCGTCCGGACCTGCTGGCCGCCCCGGTGGCCGCCGCTCTCGCCGGGTGGCCCCCCGCGTCCGAGGTCGCGGTGGCCCCGATCGACGCCGAGCTGGCCGACACGGCGGCGTTCTGCGCGGCCTACGACGTGGCCGAGGCGGCGTCGGCGAACTGCGTGGTCGTCACCGGCAAGCGGGACGGCGAGCAGCGCTGGGCCGCGGCGGTGGTGCTGGCCACCACCCGCGCGGACGTCAACAACGTGGTCCGCAAGCGGCTCGACGTCCGCAAGGTCTCCTTCGCCCCGATGGATCAGGCCGTCGCCGACACCGGCATGGAGTACGGCGGGATCACCCCGATCGGGCTGCCCGCGGGCTGGCCGGTGCTGATCGACGCGGCGGTGGTCGCCGCGGGCCCCGTCGTCATCGGTTCCGGGATCCGCGGTTCGAAGATCGTGCTGGACGGGGCGGCCCTGGCCGGGCTGCCCGGTGCCGAGGTCGTCGAGAAACTAGCCCGACCGGTCGCCCCGGCCCCGGACGGCGGTGCGTCGGCGGCTTCATGA